The DNA segment TGCGCTTCCCGTCGCGCTCGTCCGTCTGGGTCAGTTCGACGGCATAGCGGCGTACGCCGTTGCGCTCAGAAATGAGGTCCGCCGTCTCGACGTTGACGGAGCGGTTCAGGCCGATCTCCAGTCCCTTGTCGATTTCCCGCTTACGGTCGCGGATGAAGCGCTTCCACCATTCCGCATCGGAATGAAGGTTGGCTTCCCGCATCCGGTCATCCTGAGAGGCGGTGTCGATCTCCAGCAGCACCCGGATGTAGCGACGTACGAACGCTTCAGTGATCAGCTCGTAGCCGGGTGTGTCCTTGGTGACGGGGAGCACCCGCACCAATGAGGCCGGATCGACCCGCTCCATGTGATCACTGCGCGGCTCGATCCGGATCAAGCCCAGCTGGACCTCTTTCAGCGGCACCAGCTCGGAGATCGCTGAGACGAGAACGATGACGACGGCGATAAGGCCGACATTGGTCATTGCCGCCAGGCGCAGCATCCAAGCCAAGCGGGTATGGGCGGCTTCGAAGTCATAGGGATCGGCAGCTCGGGTCGCGCTGTGATCGACCTGAGGCGGTGCTTCCGGACGGCATGGCGGCCGGCGCTGGCCAGTTTTGGCCAGTAGCCGGGCAATGGCGCTGGGCATCTTCACGAGGGCCATCAGGAGAGGCCCCATTTGAATTTCGGGGCTTCGTAGGGAATCGGCATACACGCGCAGGGACTGCGGCGCATTTCGTCCGATCCGGTGCCTTCGTACTGGATTTCTCGGTTACCGCCGCAGGCGGCGAGGAGAATAAGCGGAACAATAGTGAGGCTGAGCCGAATGAACTTGGACATGGTGTTTTCCTGTCGTTATGACGGCTGGGTAATGGCGGTCAGTTCCCGCTACCGGGCTTGTTGATGTTTTTGAATTTGTCGATCAGCTGCTGGGCTGCGGCGGCGGGGTCGGCCATTGCCTGTTGCCCCCAGAAGAACCCCTGGCCAATTGCACCGGCGCCAGTGCGGGCAAGCTGCCCACCTTTCTTCAGGCCAGACATCGCGCTGGCTGAGACGCCAGCTGTCATGATGCCGGCAGCTGCATTGGTCAGCGCGGTTTGTGCAATGGAATTGGCGATGGCGGTCCCCTCGGTCATCAGGGCTGTTCCGGCCCACCCGAGGAAGAGCACCACCAGATATTCAACGCTGGCGACGTTGGCAAAGTTACGGGCGTCGTTGCCGACAAGCTTGGTTGGATCAAGCACTAGGGAGTTGACGCCGTAGATGCACAGCGACAGGGCTGCGGTGCAGGCGAACAGTACCAGGATCGAAGCCAGCAGCGTCTTCGCGCCAGAGACTGCCATGGACCGTCCCCAATTAAAGGCGAAGGCCATGAACAGGAACGGGGCGAATACTGCTACCAGGGCGGCCCTGAAGATTGCCACCACCACTTGGGCTGAATAGGCGACGACGAGGAGAAAATAGGGCAGGACCAACAAGAATGCATAAATGTAGTATTGCGGCTTGTAGAGTGCCCCTTCCTTGGCGACGGCTTCGGCGGCTTGGAATACCTTGGCCACCGCCAGTTCGCCATTAGCTGCCAACCCGACCAAGCCGGAATAGCCCGTGCTCTGTTCCGCATTGCCTGCCAGGCTGAATACGGCAGCAGAGGCGCCCCCCATGATGTCAATTGAGGCCGAATATACGGTGGAAATTAGGCCCGTGCCTTGACCACCCAGCAAAACACCCGTTATAGTAATAAATGCGAAGTCCTTAATGATGCCATTAAGATCGGTCATCTTAATGTATAATTTGTATGCAGATATGACCGCCCACAGTCCGGCTAACGCCAGAAAGAGCTTGAACATGGGATCATGCAGAGACGTGCTGAGATTGTCGGCAAAGCTGGTCGAGAGATCTACGTACTTTTGTAGGGGGGTGCAGCTCCAGCAGTCCGTGCCTATGCTAGTCATTTTCGTAATATCCTGTGTATTCATTTCTGGTGGAGCTATTGCTGGGCAGCATATATCCGGTGGCGGCGATTATTGTTGCGGCCAGATTGGCGGCGATTTTTTGTTTTTTATTTACGACACTCCTCGGCGCATTTCCGAAGGATATACAGTCTTTGTCAGTCTGATAGATGTTGTGCGTAATTATGCTGGTATGTTTTTGGCGCTGTTCGGTTTTTTGTTTTTTGGCGTTATTCTTTCGCGCGGCGGCAGTAAGAGGGCGCGGCGCAAAGCGAAGGGCGAGCCACTTGGTGGCTCTCATGCGGCCGAGGGCATGATTTTGGATAAGCACTACGAAGATCCCATCGTGCGGCACGGTGCGCGCAGGGTCCGGGATCTCATTACCCGCCTCTGATAGGGAGCGTGGACTCATTGGCCGCCTCCCTTCTGAATGGCATCCACCTGGCTGGCAGGTAGCCCCGACATGATCGCCACCGCCGCCTGCAGTTTCACCAGTTGGGCCAGCAACTGAGTCTGCTGGGCCGCCACCCGCAGCTTGGCCAGTTCAGTTTGAGCCTGCACATGGGCGCGATCCTGGAGCGTTTCCGCCGCGTCCAGGCTTTCCTGCAGT comes from the Magnetospirillum sp. 15-1 genome and includes:
- a CDS encoding VirB8/TrbF family protein; this translates as MALVKMPSAIARLLAKTGQRRPPCRPEAPPQVDHSATRAADPYDFEAAHTRLAWMLRLAAMTNVGLIAVVIVLVSAISELVPLKEVQLGLIRIEPRSDHMERVDPASLVRVLPVTKDTPGYELITEAFVRRYIRVLLEIDTASQDDRMREANLHSDAEWWKRFIRDRKREIDKGLEIGLNRSVNVETADLISERNGVRRYAVELTQTDERDGKRIDRRNLRAYVVIAPRPQSVRPSEKFENPSGLRVLDVSLKDRGNS
- a CDS encoding type IV secretion system protein, which encodes MFKLFLALAGLWAVISAYKLYIKMTDLNGIIKDFAFITITGVLLGGQGTGLISTVYSASIDIMGGASAAVFSLAGNAEQSTGYSGLVGLAANGELAVAKVFQAAEAVAKEGALYKPQYYIYAFLLVLPYFLLVVAYSAQVVVAIFRAALVAVFAPFLFMAFAFNWGRSMAVSGAKTLLASILVLFACTAALSLCIYGVNSLVLDPTKLVGNDARNFANVASVEYLVVLFLGWAGTALMTEGTAIANSIAQTALTNAAAGIMTAGVSASAMSGLKKGGQLARTGAGAIGQGFFWGQQAMADPAAAAQQLIDKFKNINKPGSGN